The sequence below is a genomic window from Polyangiaceae bacterium.
CGGGGCGAGGCGTCGGGCCGCTTCGATCCCCGCCTGCACGCTGGAGAGCATGCCGCGCTCGGGATCCGGGTTCTCCGCGCAGGCGCAACCAGCGACCGAAGCGACGCGGTCCCCGTGAGGCGCGCCCACCACCACGATCACGTCACTGACGCCACCCTCGAGCAGAGCATCCCGGATGCGCTCGACAAAAGTACGCCCATCCAGGACGGCCAGCGCTTTGGGGAAGCCGGCTCGCTCGGAGCGACCGGCTGCGAGCACTATGCCCGTGATCCGCAAGAGTCCGGCGTCAGCCTACACGTCTTTCTCGGCGCCGTCAGGCTTCGAAGTCTTCGAGCCAATCGCCGACGGCTTGGAGGTGGATCTCCATCTTGAGCCAAGGATCCTCCGGCGCTTCGAAGTTGCTGGCATGGCAGTGCGCCTGAACGGCTGGATCCACGTCCACCAAGCTGACGACCTGGCGCCCATCGCCATTCTCTTGTTGGCTCGAGTCGCCCTGCGCTGCGAGGAGATCCATCACCCGGCCGAGGAGCAGGTGATAGCGCCGGGCGGCGGCCATCAATGGCGCTGCGCCCTGCGATTCGAAGTACTGCTCGACGGTGCCGTCAGTCCCGTATTCCCCCGCGGTTTCGGGGTGCCCTGCCAGCTCCACGATGGTCTCGGTTCCGTCGGCCTGCGCCACTCTTCCCAAAGGATACAAGCGGCAGACCAACGGGCGATCGGCGTGAACACTGCACCCCGATTCCGTCAGGAACACGCACTTTCCGTCGGGGAAGTCCAGCGCGCTACCGCCGTTCGAGGTGTAGCGCGCGATGGTCTCCGTGGTGCTGATGCCCAGACGCGCCGCGAGCCGGGCAATCTCGTAGGGATTGACCGGGATCAGCTTGTCGTGACAGCAGCGGTTGCAGGCGTTGCACTTGTAGGAGAACGGCGTCTGCCGGCTGTCCAGCACCCTCAGAACGCGGGCTTGAAGGGACGCCGTCATGACTCATCTCAGCGACCGAGGTGCTTCTCCATCTTGATCTGAACGGCGGCTGGGAGCTTGAAGCCTCCCAGGGCCGTCAACCCCCGCGGACTCTCCCCGCTGAGGCGCACCGTGAGGGCGGATGCGCCCTGTTCCTTGATGGTCTTCAGCGCTTCCGCGGGCAGCGTGTACACGGCCAACGGTTCCTTCACGCCGTCGGCGAAAAACTCCCACTTGATCGAAACCTGAGGCGTTGCCGCCGTCGCCTTTCCGCCCAATAGCCCCACTCCCAACCCTGCTCCCAGCGCGACCGCGCTGGACGCGAGCTGGAGACTCTCTCGTCGTGTCAGCTTGCGTTGCGTCATGCCCGGCTGCTTGCAGGTTTCGTGCAAGCACGGGAACGGCGGGAAAATCCCGGCCAATTCGCTGAAATGACGCGCAACTCCTGCGGCGTTCAGGAAAACCCGCGCACGACGAACCAGTAGCTTCCGAGCATCGCGGCAACGGCCGAGCCGAGCTCCAACACGGCAATGCGTCGGCGCCGTCGTTCTCCGAGCAGCACCAGAACCGTCCAAGCGAGGGCGATGACCGCGAGCTGGCCGAGCTCCACGCCGACGTTGAATCCGAACAAGCTGCCGACCAAAGTGCGTCTCGGAAGCTCGAGCTCGCCGAGCACGGACGCAAAACCCAAGCCGTGCACCAGACCGAAGAGCGCAGCGAGCCCACTGCGCAGCCGTTCGGGTCGTTCGCTGCGCGCCAGCAAGCCGAAGGTGCACGCGGCGAACAGACCCAGGCCGGCGTAGGCGACGCTGCCGGTGAGCACGGCGGCTACAACGCTCGCGACGACCACGAGGGCGGGGAGGTGCCAGCGTCGCTGCCACACGTTCTCGATGGCCACGACCACGATGGACAGCCCAATGGCGGCTTCGACGACGTCGCTCCGCACGTGCACGACACCGAGGGCGGCCAGGCTCAGCGTGACGCTATGCCCCAGCGTGAAGCCACTGACGACCAGCGCCAGCTTGCGAAAGGATCGCGCCGCGAGCAGCAATGCCAGCAGAAAGACGAGATGATCCCAGCCGGACAGGATGTGACGGACGCCCAGACCGAGCGTCTCCCGCGCAGCCCCAAAGGTGGTGGCGGGCGCGGTGAGCGGGACTTTCGTGCTGCGCTGCGTCGCCGTCAGCACGCGTTGTACCGAGCCGGAACGCAGGAAGTGCACGTGACCGGGCAAGGCGTCGAACAAGAGGTCACTGTGAATTTCGAGAGCGCTGGGTGCTTCGGCACAGCGGAGCTGCCAGCGACCACCGACGTAGCTCATAGGAAGGGGTTGGCAATGCGCTGCCGTCAGGCTTCCCATCAGTGCCGAGGCGCGGGTCCTCTCGCTCGGCTCGAGACCCGCATGCGCGATGGCGGCGTCCAGCGCGCTCTGCTCCAAAGGACCGAGACGCACCGTCACCGTCACCGTGCTGCCGTCGACGGACCAGGTCGAGTACGAAACGCTGCGCGAGTGGGCGGCCGCCGAGCCCGAAAGCGTGAGCACGAAGAGCACGAGCAGGACGCGTCGCATCATGGCGTCACGATGCGCGCGCGAGCACGCCGTTCGGCAAAGAAGGCCCTGAGGCGCTGCTCTCCCGCGCGACGGGAGTACTCCGCGCGGACCAGCTTCTCGTCGAAGCGCGGCTCCCGCCCGGGGATCTTCTCCACGAGCTCCACGCGCCCCTGCGGCGTCTCGAGGGTGGCGCCCGGCTCCAGCGCGAGGACCTCGCGGGTGACGCGCGCGCCCAGGTACTGCTCGAGCTTGTCGGGGGACAGCGGCGTGTCCGGCAACCCCGCGCGGCGCACGTGCACCCGCGGCGCGCCCCGGAAGTAGTCGCGATTCGCCTGGAAAAACGCGCGGAGCTCCGCGTCGCTGGGCTCCACCTCGGCGCCGTCCACGATCACACCAATGGCGGCGCTGCCCAGATCCGCGCGCACCTTGGGATCGCGATCCGCCAGCCCGAGCTCCAGCGCGCTGTCGATCAAGAGCTGCTCGTCGATCAGACGATCCAGCACGTGCGCTCGAAGCTCCGCCTCGCTCGCGTTCGGGCGCTCCGCCCTGAGCGCGTCCAGGGCGCGGCGGTACTCGCTCTTCGGAATCGCGTGACCGTTCACCACCGCAACGGCGTCCTCGGGCACTTCCGGATCGCTCTTCACGATACCGGTGGTCGCCAGCAAGAGGCCCAGGCACGCACCCACGCTCAGCAGCACCGTGCCCAATCGTTCCCGGTTCATGGTTGCTCCTTGCCGAAGCTCACGAAGATGGGGGACGACCAGGCGCGCTCTTCGTTCTTGCTCAGGCAGTCGTCGTCGAACGAAGTGCGATAGTCGCCGTAGCAGGGGTGCGCCTCCACGCAGCCGCCCTTCGCGTCGCGCGTGCAGCGCAGGTTGCCGGCGTTGACGGCTTCCGTTGGCTCCTGGATCGCGCGCACGTAATACAGCGTGTCGCGCTTCAGCTCCGGATCGTCGAAGCTCACACTACAGCCGGCCTCGGACGGCGCGCACTCGAAGCGCTTCCACGGATCGTCGATCAGGCTCTCCACGGCCTCGCTGTCGTTTCGCTGCCGTCGGATGCGCACCACCTCGATGCGCGTGATCTGCCGGCGCCGGTCGCCGGGCTGGTAGCACTGGCCCAGGCACAGCCGCGCGAGGCGTTCTTCTCCCAGTGCCGCCTTGGCGGAATCCGGGCAGCCCGGCTGTTGCACGAACGCACCCAGCGCCCGCACCTCGAAGTGCGGCGCCGCGGAGCGCGTCACCACCGAGCCCATCGGCAAGCGCTGGTCTCCGTCCACCAGGTCGAACCACAACAGGATCCGCTCGCCGCTGGTGCCATACACCTCGCGGCGCTGCAGCGCGTCCCAGATGGCGCCGCGATCGCGCCCCGTCGCGTGCACGGCCACCAGACCTCCGGTCATGAAGAACGACGCTTGCCGCTCGACGAACGCCACCTGGAACGGCGGCAGCGCCATGATCTCTTCGCGCACCAAGCTCACGGACGCGGGCGTCTTCTTCTTCTCGGGAAAGAACCGCTGCCGCCACTCGGCGCTCTTCGCGCCCGTCGCTTCCGTCATCTTGCGCCGTTCGAATTCCTTGTAGCCGGTGCCGGGGCGCGCGGTGTGGTTGTCGCTCGAAGCGATGAAGCCGAAGGTGGCGTACTCCGGTTGCTTCGGGTCGTCGAAGTTGCCGCGAGCGAGCAGGTACTGCGCCGAGCCGCCGGGGCGTTGGTTGTAGGTGGGGTTGAAGCAGTCGCGGCACTGGTCGCAGTCCTTCCAGTCCGCCACGCTCGCTCCGGGTATCGAGAGATGCCCCGCGCTGCCCGCCGCCACGAAGTCGGCTCGAGCTTTGTCCACGCGCCGCTCGCACTCCGCGCTCTTCGGATCGTCACAGCGTTCGCGGATGATCTCTCCCGCGCGCCAACAGCAGGGCTCGAACTTCTCCGTCGGCTCTGGGCAGCCCAGAGTGCCGTCGGGCTTCTTCTCGACGGCCCGGAAGCTCCGGTACTCCTCGGAGTTTCCGTGGCCCGAGTACACCTCGATCAGCCGTTGGCGTTCGTCCTGCTCGCTCTTCGCCAGCTGTTTGTCCCAGGTGTAGCCCGGCGGTGTGTAAAAGCCCCAGGTGGTGCCGTGGGGGATCACCAGGGAAGCGAAACCCCACTGTTGGAGCTTGTCGAACAGCTCGTGCGGCGTGTTGGCGTACTCGCGACAGTCCGGCGGTAGCTCGCGAGTCGGCACGTCCTTGGGGCAATCGACGACGCTCTGGTTTTCCCGCAGGTACGTGGCCACGTCGAGATAGCGCTGCCGCCGCGAAAACTCGAGCAGCGGCACCTTCACCAGGTCGAAGGCGCTGCCCCCCGCCGCGCGCATGCTGCGGAAAGCGCGTCCGAGCCAGGGCGCCGCGATCGGCCGCGCCGGCAAGTGCGCTTCGTCCGTGTCGCGGAAGATCACGTTCTTGTGCCCGTAGTGCTGCTCCGGTGTCGGCCCCACCTGGGACCACTCGAACCCCGTGAAGGCGACCAAGTCCGGATCGCGTTCATCCCCCGCCACTGCGTTGCACTGGCGTACCAGCTCCTTGGTCTCCTTCCAGTGCCGCGGCGTGAGGCCCTCGGCGTGGTCGGTCATCGCAAAGAAGTCGAGCCGCGAGCACTGCCGCGCGAAGTCGCAGGCGTCCGCCGGAGGGTGCGCCCCTTCGCCGCCCAGCATGGGCAAGCTGCGCAAGAATGCGTCGCCGGAGAACGTGGAGTGCACGTGCAGATCTCCGAACAGGATCTGCTTGTCCTTCTTCGATTCATGTCGGTCCGCCGCGGAAACCGCCTGGCGCGCCGCGCGCTCCGCCACTTCCACGGCGCTCACGCGGGCCGCCGTCGGTGTCCCGGCGTGTTCCGGTCGCCCTCCGCCGTAGATGATCAAGAGCCCGATGCCCAGGGCCTCCAACAGCAGCACCGAGCCCATCCACACGAGTCGTCGCTTTCCCACGCGGACCTCCCGACGCCATCATCCCGGGCCAAACGGCCCGAGCCAAGATCCGCGAACCCTTTCCGCGGCGACCTGGCTCCTACCGGGCGCATATGTCCACCTTCGGAACAATCGTGCTCGCGGGTATCGGCCTGTTTGTCGCTTTGATGGTCGGGATGAACGTCTTCGTTCGCATCAAGGCCAAGGCCATGAAGGGCCAGCCGCTGCCGGATCTGCCCGGCAAGGTCGGCAAGTCCATCGCCAAGGCCACGGACGGCCTGGTGTACTTCTTCAGCCCCAGCTGCGCGGCGTGCCGCACCCTGACGCCCATCGTCCAGAAGGCGGCTCAGAAGAACAAGAACGTCTTCGCCGTGGACGTGACCAAGAACCTGGAGCTGGCGCGCGCCCTCAAGGTCATGGCCACGCCCAGCACCCTGGAGGTGTCCGGCGGCCGCGTGGTCGAGGTCCACGTCGGCATGCTCCCCCAGAGCGTGCTCACGCGGCTCTCGCCTTCGACGTAGCCGTCAGTCGCAGAGGTGCGGACCGAAGGTCCGCACTCGGATGGCGCGGTGCGACCCGGACAGGGATTGCCACACCACCGCGAAGCCGGCGTCACCGGCCGCCATGTCGGCGGTGGTCG
It includes:
- a CDS encoding YkgJ family cysteine cluster protein, yielding MTASLQARVLRVLDSRQTPFSYKCNACNRCCHDKLIPVNPYEIARLAARLGISTTETIARYTSNGGSALDFPDGKCVFLTESGCSVHADRPLVCRLYPLGRVAQADGTETIVELAGHPETAGEYGTDGTVEQYFESQGAAPLMAAARRYHLLLGRVMDLLAAQGDSSQQENGDGRQVVSLVDVDPAVQAHCHASNFEAPEDPWLKMEIHLQAVGDWLEDFEA
- a CDS encoding HupE/UreJ family protein is translated as MMRRVLLVLFVLTLSGSAAAHSRSVSYSTWSVDGSTVTVTVRLGPLEQSALDAAIAHAGLEPSERTRASALMGSLTAAHCQPLPMSYVGGRWQLRCAEAPSALEIHSDLLFDALPGHVHFLRSGSVQRVLTATQRSTKVPLTAPATTFGAARETLGLGVRHILSGWDHLVFLLALLLAARSFRKLALVVSGFTLGHSVTLSLAALGVVHVRSDVVEAAIGLSIVVVAIENVWQRRWHLPALVVVASVVAAVLTGSVAYAGLGLFAACTFGLLARSERPERLRSGLAALFGLVHGLGFASVLGELELPRRTLVGSLFGFNVGVELGQLAVIALAWTVLVLLGERRRRRIAVLELGSAVAAMLGSYWFVVRGFS
- a CDS encoding SurA N-terminal domain-containing protein; protein product: MNRERLGTVLLSVGACLGLLLATTGIVKSDPEVPEDAVAVVNGHAIPKSEYRRALDALRAERPNASEAELRAHVLDRLIDEQLLIDSALELGLADRDPKVRADLGSAAIGVIVDGAEVEPSDAELRAFFQANRDYFRGAPRVHVRRAGLPDTPLSPDKLEQYLGARVTREVLALEPGATLETPQGRVELVEKIPGREPRFDEKLVRAEYSRRAGEQRLRAFFAERRARARIVTP
- a CDS encoding DUF3604 domain-containing protein — protein: MGKRRLVWMGSVLLLEALGIGLLIIYGGGRPEHAGTPTAARVSAVEVAERAARQAVSAADRHESKKDKQILFGDLHVHSTFSGDAFLRSLPMLGGEGAHPPADACDFARQCSRLDFFAMTDHAEGLTPRHWKETKELVRQCNAVAGDERDPDLVAFTGFEWSQVGPTPEQHYGHKNVIFRDTDEAHLPARPIAAPWLGRAFRSMRAAGGSAFDLVKVPLLEFSRRQRYLDVATYLRENQSVVDCPKDVPTRELPPDCREYANTPHELFDKLQQWGFASLVIPHGTTWGFYTPPGYTWDKQLAKSEQDERQRLIEVYSGHGNSEEYRSFRAVEKKPDGTLGCPEPTEKFEPCCWRAGEIIRERCDDPKSAECERRVDKARADFVAAGSAGHLSIPGASVADWKDCDQCRDCFNPTYNQRPGGSAQYLLARGNFDDPKQPEYATFGFIASSDNHTARPGTGYKEFERRKMTEATGAKSAEWRQRFFPEKKKTPASVSLVREEIMALPPFQVAFVERQASFFMTGGLVAVHATGRDRGAIWDALQRREVYGTSGERILLWFDLVDGDQRLPMGSVVTRSAAPHFEVRALGAFVQQPGCPDSAKAALGEERLARLCLGQCYQPGDRRRQITRIEVVRIRRQRNDSEAVESLIDDPWKRFECAPSEAGCSVSFDDPELKRDTLYYVRAIQEPTEAVNAGNLRCTRDAKGGCVEAHPCYGDYRTSFDDDCLSKNEERAWSSPIFVSFGKEQP
- a CDS encoding thioredoxin family protein, whose protein sequence is MNVFVRIKAKAMKGQPLPDLPGKVGKSIAKATDGLVYFFSPSCAACRTLTPIVQKAAQKNKNVFAVDVTKNLELARALKVMATPSTLEVSGGRVVEVHVGMLPQSVLTRLSPST